A single window of Salvia splendens isolate huo1 chromosome 6, SspV2, whole genome shotgun sequence DNA harbors:
- the LOC121807707 gene encoding 60S acidic ribosomal protein P1-like, whose amino-acid sequence MLVGELACTYAALVLHDDGIPITAEKISTLLKAANLSVESYWPSLFAKLCEKRNVEDLIMNVGAGGGGGAVAVAAPTAGGAAAAAAPAAEEKKKEEEKEESDDDMGFGLFD is encoded by the exons ATGTTGGTTGGAGAGCTCGCTTGCACCTACGCCGCTTTGGTCCTCCACGACGATGGAATTCCTATCACT GCGGAGAAAATCTCGACTCTGCTGAAGGCTGCCAATTTGTCGGTTGAATCCTACTGGCCGAGCCTTTTCGCAAAGCTTTGCGAGAAGAGGAATGTTGAGGATCTCATCATGAACGTCGGCgctggtggtggcggtggcgcGGTTGCCGTCGCTGCCCCTACCGCTGGTGGTGCTGCCGCTGCAGCTGCCCCTGCTGctgaggagaagaagaag GAGGAAGAAAAGGAGGAAAGTGACGATGACATGGGTTTTGGCTTGTTTGATTAA
- the LOC121807706 gene encoding serine/arginine-rich splicing factor SR34A-like isoform X2 yields MSGRFSRTIYVGNLPADIRESEVEDIFYKYGRILDIELKSPPRPPCYCFVEFENARDAEDAIRGRDGYNFDGCRLRVELAHGGRGPSSSSDRRGGGGGGGYSERGGGGGGGGGSGGGRFGVSRHSDYRVIVRGLPSSASWQDLKDHMRKAGDVCFAEVSRDSEGTYGLVDYTNYEDMKYAMRKLDDSEFKNPWTRTYIRVKEYKGSPSRSRSRSRSRSRSRSPRKRRSLPRSASRSPSASPVKPSRPRSRSRSRSRSKSRSASPLPARSGSA; encoded by the exons ATGAGTGGCCGATTCTCTCGCACCATCTATGTTGGAAACCTCCCTGCTGATATCAGGGAATCAGAAGTCGAAGACATATTTTACAAG TATGGTCGCATCTTGGATATTGAACTGAAGAGTCCACCTCGTCCTCCTTGCTATTGTTTCGTTGAG TTTGAGAATGCTCGGGATGCTGAAGATGCGATAAGGGGCAGAGATGGCTATAACTTTGACGGCTGCCGTTTGAGG GTTGAACTTGCTCATGGTGGCAGAGGACCATCCTCTTCTAGTGACCgtcgtggtggtggtggtggtggtggttataGTGAAAGGGGAGGTGGTGGGggaggcggtggtggcagcggtGGTGGCAGATTTGGTGTGTCCCGCCATTCTGATTATCGAG TGATTGTGCGTGGGCTTCCTTCTTCTGCTTCTTGGCAAGATTTAAAG GATCATATGCGGAAAGCTGGTGATGTGTGTTTTGCTGAAGTTTCCCGAGATAGTGAAG GAACGTACGGCCTAGTTGATTATACTAATTATGAGGACATGAAATATGCT ATGCGTAAGCTTGATGATAGTGAGTTCAAAAACCCTTGGACCAGAACTTATATCCGG GTGAAGGAATACAAGGGCAGTCCATCCCGAAGCCGAAGCAGGAGTCGCAGCAGAAGCAGAAGCAGAAGCCCGAGGAAGAGAAG GTCACTGCCCAGATCAGCTTCAAGATCACCCTCAGCTTCGCCTGTCAAACCATCTCG ACCCAGATCGAGGTCCAGATCAAGATCAAGGTCCAAATCGAGGTCTGCATCTCCACTTCCG GCGAGGTCCGGCAGTGCCTGA
- the LOC121807706 gene encoding serine/arginine-rich splicing factor SR34A-like isoform X1: MSGRFSRTIYVGNLPADIRESEVEDIFYKYGRILDIELKSPPRPPCYCFVEFENARDAEDAIRGRDGYNFDGCRLRVELAHGGRGPSSSSDRRGGGGGGGYSERGGGGGGGGGSGGGRFGVSRHSDYRVIVRGLPSSASWQDLKDHMRKAGDVCFAEVSRDSEGTYGLVDYTNYEDMKYAMRKLDDSEFKNPWTRTYIRVKEYKGSPSRSRSRSRSRSRSRSPRKRSRSLPRSASRSPSASPVKPSRPRSRSRSRSRSKSRSASPLPARSGSA, from the exons ATGAGTGGCCGATTCTCTCGCACCATCTATGTTGGAAACCTCCCTGCTGATATCAGGGAATCAGAAGTCGAAGACATATTTTACAAG TATGGTCGCATCTTGGATATTGAACTGAAGAGTCCACCTCGTCCTCCTTGCTATTGTTTCGTTGAG TTTGAGAATGCTCGGGATGCTGAAGATGCGATAAGGGGCAGAGATGGCTATAACTTTGACGGCTGCCGTTTGAGG GTTGAACTTGCTCATGGTGGCAGAGGACCATCCTCTTCTAGTGACCgtcgtggtggtggtggtggtggtggttataGTGAAAGGGGAGGTGGTGGGggaggcggtggtggcagcggtGGTGGCAGATTTGGTGTGTCCCGCCATTCTGATTATCGAG TGATTGTGCGTGGGCTTCCTTCTTCTGCTTCTTGGCAAGATTTAAAG GATCATATGCGGAAAGCTGGTGATGTGTGTTTTGCTGAAGTTTCCCGAGATAGTGAAG GAACGTACGGCCTAGTTGATTATACTAATTATGAGGACATGAAATATGCT ATGCGTAAGCTTGATGATAGTGAGTTCAAAAACCCTTGGACCAGAACTTATATCCGG GTGAAGGAATACAAGGGCAGTCCATCCCGAAGCCGAAGCAGGAGTCGCAGCAGAAGCAGAAGCAGAAGCCCGAGGAAGAGAAG CAGGTCACTGCCCAGATCAGCTTCAAGATCACCCTCAGCTTCGCCTGTCAAACCATCTCG ACCCAGATCGAGGTCCAGATCAAGATCAAGGTCCAAATCGAGGTCTGCATCTCCACTTCCG GCGAGGTCCGGCAGTGCCTGA
- the LOC121809950 gene encoding polyadenylate-binding protein-interacting protein 12-like, giving the protein MAVVESDRGSAMSDVADHHHHHRHHQQSTNGQKSTAPVDQSYLIQQKMMMSNGHRQLGNGAVREEKLENGDDGGEGFKREMRDLEEMLSKLNPMAEEFVPPSLTSLVVGGQQMISPSQVAAAGMLGFDANGFLMQHFLNSGVSTENSFRRKKNGYANGKRRFTSRTSMAQRDDVIKRTVYVSDIDHQVTEEQLAALFIGCGQVVDCRVCGDPNSVLRFAFVEFTDEEGARNALSLAGTMLGFYPVRVLPSKTAIAPVNPTFLPRSEDEREMCARTIYCTNIDKKVTQADVKLFFESICGEVRRLRLLGDYHHSTRISFVEFVMAESAIAALNCSGAVLGSLPIRVSPSKTPVRPRAPRQSMH; this is encoded by the exons ATGGCGGTGGTGGAAAGCGACAGAGGTAGCGCGATGAGCGACGTTGCGGatcaccatcatcatcatcgccaCCACCAGCAGTCAACAAACGGCCAGAAGTCAACGGCGCCGGTCGATCAGAGCTACCTGATTCAgcagaagatgatgatgtccaACGGCCACCGCCAGCTCGGAAATGGAGCGGTGCGAGAGGAGAAATTGGAGAATGGTGATGACGGAGGGGAGGGGTTTAAGAGGGAGATGAGAGATTTAGAGGAAATGCTGTCGAAATTGAACCCCATGGCTGAGGAATTCGTGCCGCCGTCGCTGACGTCACTCGTCGTCGGCGGCCAGCAGATGATTTCGCCGTCTCAAGTGGCGGCTGCTGGGATGCTTGGGTTTGATGCTAATGGTTTTTTGATGCAGCACTTCCTTAATTCGGGTGTTTCAACTGAAAATTCGTTTAGAAGG AAGAAAAATGGTTATGCCAATGGAAAACGGAGGTTCACTAGCAGAACAAGCATGGCTCAAAGAGATGACGTGATTAAGAGGACGGTGTATGTTTCCGATATTGATCATCAG GTTACGGAAGAGCAACTTGCAGCACTTTTTATTGGCTGTGGTCAG GTTGTGGATTGTCGTGTTTGTGGTGACCCTAATTCTGTACTTCGATTTGCCTTTGTTGAGTTCACTGATGAAG AAGGGGCAAGGAATGCCTTGAGTTTGGCAGGAACTATGCTTGGCTTCTACCCTGTGAGAGTACTGCCATCCAAAACTGCGATTGCTCCTGTGAATCCGACATTCTTGCCTAGG TCTGAGGATGAAAGGGAGATGTGTGCAAGGACAATTTATTGTACAAATATTGACAAGAAG GTCACTCAAGCAGATGTTAAACTCTTCTTTGAGTCCATTTGTGGCGAG GTCCGTCGGTTGAGGTTGCTTGGTGATTATCATCATTCCACTCGTATATCTTTTGTGGAGTTTGTAATG GCTGAAAGTGCGATTGCAGCATTGAACTGCAGTGGAGCTGTGTTGGGATCATTGCCTATAAG GGTAAGCCCATCAAAAACTCCTGTCCGGCCCCGGGCACCCCGTCAATCCATGCACTGA